The Burkholderia mayonis DNA window CGCCATCTCGCGTTCACGCCGACGAAGGTGTCGGTGCTCGGCGTGCCGCAGGCAAAGCTGCTTCGCGCGCTCGGCATCGAGCTGTCGTCGCTCGCACCGCTCAAGCGCCGCGGCGCCGAGCTGCGCGGCAATGCGCTCGTGCTCGACCAGTACACGGTGTTCCCGCCGCCCATGCTGATCGGCCGCATGTCGCAAGCGACGGTCGAGCCGGACGGTCTGCGCCTGACGTTCCGCTCGGCATCGAACGCGCCCGTGTCGCGGCCGCCCGCAAACGTGCCGAAGAGCTACCTGTGGCTCGAAAGCGGCGACACGAAGATGTTCAACGTGCTCGTGCTGAACATGCGCATTCTTGTTCAAGACACGACGAAGCAGCGGGTGCGTTTCGATCTCTACGACTACCGCGACGTGGTCGCGCGCGGCTCGGTGCGGATGGTGCACGACGGCACGCTGTACGTCGACGTCGGCAAGAAGGACCCGCTCGCGCCGTGATCCGCGCCGTGCGCGCAGCACGGCCGCCGCGGCGGAAGGCACAACCCGAAAAAAAACCCGTGCGAACCAGCGTTCGCACGGGCTTTTTTCGTTTTTCGACCGTGTGCCCTCGGAAAGCGCGCGGCTCGGCGCGGCCCGGAGCTCTGCGTTCAGCGACGCTTGAGGCCGTCGATCACGTCGAGAAGCGCCCCGCGCAACTGCGCGACATCCACCGTCTCGCTCGACACCGCCTCCTCTGCGCGCGGTTCGAGCTCATCGGCCGTCGGAGGCGCGCCCCGCTCGCTGCCGACCGCGTCGAGCCGGTTGCGAGCGCCGTTGATCGTGAACCCCTGCTCGTACAGCAGCTCGCGAATCCGCCGGATCAGCAGCACCTCGTGGTGCTGGTAGTAACGGCGGTTCCCTCGCCGTTTCACCGGGCGCAGCTGCGTGAACTCCTGTTCCCAATACCGCAGCACATGAGGCTTCACACCGCACAATTCGCTCACTTCCCCGATCGTGAAGTAGCGCTTCGCGGGGATCGGGGGCAACACGACTTTCTCAACCGTCGACGTCATCGTCAGTTAACCGTCGGTAAGGGGCGCGGGCGCCGCGCGCAGGGGCGAAGCGCCGGTTTAACGCACGAGATCCGATTCGGCGCCGTTTTCGACGAGCGCCTTCAGCTTCTGGCTCGCGTGGAATGTCACGACACGGCGCGCGGCGATCGGAATCGCCTCGCCCGTCTTCGGATTGCGCCCCGGCCGCTGCGGCTTGTCGCGCAGCTGGAAATTGCCGAAGCCCGACAACTTCACGCTCTCGCCGTTTTCGAGGGCATCGCGAATCACCTCGAAAAACGCCTCGACCATGTCCTTCGCCTCGCGCTTGTTGAGGCCGACGCTGTCGAACAGCAGCTCGGCCAACTCGGCCTTCGTCAGCGTCGGCGTATCGCCGACGGACGGCGACGCCGGAACGTCGCGGGACATGGCGCTGCGTTGCGCCGTCAGGAGGGCTTCAAATTCACTCGAGTTCATGTCGTTCATATCTGCAAAACTAGCGCGTCAACCTTGGACAAAAACACTGACGAAAGCGGCGGTTTCCGCCACTTTCGCGCCCTATCCGCGCAAACGCGCGCCATAGACTCGAGCCATGCGGTCCACGAGGGTCTGAATCGCTTGCTCGACCATCTCATCCTGCAGGGTTCCGGCCGGGTCCTGCAGCGTGACGCGGAACGCAAGGCTTTTCTCGTAGGCTGACAGCCCACTGGAAGTATTTGATTTTGCACGAAATTCGTCGAAGAGCGCAACTTTCTGGACGAACTTGCATGCGTCTTCCGCGAGCGCCTTCTTCATTTCGTCGAAAAGCGCCTGCACTTCGACCTTCTGATCGACGACGACCGCGATGTCGCGACGCACCGGCGGGAACTTCGACACCTCTGACGGCGTCGGCAGCGCTCGCGCGACGAGCGCGTCCGCGTCGATCTCGAACATCACGGGCGCATGCGGCAGTTCGTACTTCTGCATCAGGCGAGGATGCAACTCACCGATCCAGCCGACCGCGCGGCCGTCGACTTCGATCTGCGCGCTGCGGCCCGGATGCAGCGCCGGATGCTCGGCCTTCACGAAACGCGCGACGATGGGCGCGAGCAGCGCCTCGAGATCGCCCTTCACGTCGAAGTAGTCGACCTGGCGCGTCGCCGCGCCCCATTGCTCTTCGACGACCGGGCCGTACGCGAGCGCGCCGACGCGCTTCGGCTGCGCATAGCCCTCGACCGCGAGCTCGCCCGCCTTCACCGACGGATCGGCGATGAACACGCGGCCCGTCTCGAACACGCGCACGCGATCGGCGCGGCGGTTCAGGTTGTGGCGCAGCACGCCGGCGAGGCTGCCGAACAGCGTCGTGCGCATCACCGACAACTGGCTCGCGATCGGGTTCAGCAGACGCACCGGATTGTCGTTGCCGGCGAAGTCGCGCTCCCACTCGGCATCGACGAAGCTGAAGTTGACCGTTTCCGCGTAGTCGCGCGCGGCGAGCGCGTGACGAATCGCGTGGATCGAGCGGCGCGTCTCGTCGGTCGCGCGCATCTCGCTCGTCGCGACGGGCGGACGGGCGGGAATCTTCTCGAAGCCATAGATCCGGGCGACTTCCTCGATCAGGTCCTCTTCGATCTCGATGTCGAATCGGTGCGGCGGCGGCGTCACGCTGAACACGTCGCCGTCGCGCTCGAATGCGAGGCCGAGACGCGTGAAGATCCGTGCGACTTCGTCCTCGCCGATCTCGACGCCGATGATCCGGTTTGCGCGCGACGCGCGCATCGCCACCGGCGCGCGCTGCGGCAGGTTTGCGATCTGGTCGTCGACGGGGCCCGCCTGGCCGCCGCAGATGTCGAGGATCAGTTGCGTGATCCGCTCGACGTGCTCGACGGTCGTCGAGTAATCGACGCCGCGCT harbors:
- a CDS encoding MerR family transcriptional regulator, which encodes MTSTVEKVVLPPIPAKRYFTIGEVSELCGVKPHVLRYWEQEFTQLRPVKRRGNRRYYQHHEVLLIRRIRELLYEQGFTINGARNRLDAVGSERGAPPTADELEPRAEEAVSSETVDVAQLRGALLDVIDGLKRR
- a CDS encoding integration host factor subunit alpha translates to MNDMNSSEFEALLTAQRSAMSRDVPASPSVGDTPTLTKAELAELLFDSVGLNKREAKDMVEAFFEVIRDALENGESVKLSGFGNFQLRDKPQRPGRNPKTGEAIPIAARRVVTFHASQKLKALVENGAESDLVR
- the pheT gene encoding phenylalanine--tRNA ligase subunit beta; the protein is MQFPESWLRTFVDPQLTTDELSHALTMAGLEVESLRPAAPPTEKIVVGRVLDVVKHPDADKLNVCQVDAGTGATLQIVCGAPNVAPGIKVPVALVGAKLPPVEEGAAPFAIKLSKLRGVESQGMLCSARELKLSDDHSGLMILPEDTLVGQDIRDTLSLDDTVFEIKLTPNKADCLSVFGIARETAAITGAPLTVPDIRPVLTELAETLPVKISAPDLCGRFSGRVIRGVSARAKTPQWMVERLERAGQRSVSALVDISNYVMFELGRPSHVFDLDKIHGGIDVRWGRRGESLKLLNGGTVELDETVGVIADDAQVESLAGIMGGDSTAVTLDTTNIYLEAAFWWPDSIRGRARKYNFSTDAAHRFERGVDYSTTVEHVERITQLILDICGGQAGPVDDQIANLPQRAPVAMRASRANRIIGVEIGEDEVARIFTRLGLAFERDGDVFSVTPPPHRFDIEIEEDLIEEVARIYGFEKIPARPPVATSEMRATDETRRSIHAIRHALAARDYAETVNFSFVDAEWERDFAGNDNPVRLLNPIASQLSVMRTTLFGSLAGVLRHNLNRRADRVRVFETGRVFIADPSVKAGELAVEGYAQPKRVGALAYGPVVEEQWGAATRQVDYFDVKGDLEALLAPIVARFVKAEHPALHPGRSAQIEVDGRAVGWIGELHPRLMQKYELPHAPVMFEIDADALVARALPTPSEVSKFPPVRRDIAVVVDQKVEVQALFDEMKKALAEDACKFVQKVALFDEFRAKSNTSSGLSAYEKSLAFRVTLQDPAGTLQDEMVEQAIQTLVDRMARVYGARLRG